AGTCCTTGTTCGTCGGTACATGAGAATGGCAGCGAGGAGGGAAGCGCGTATTGGGGCGTGTTTGAATACAAGTGGTAAAATAGAGGGTGAACGCCCTGATGGTGCGTAAATGATGGAAGCAATGTGGCAATATGAGTTTATGCGGCATGCATTGCTGGCCGGGGTCATCATTGGACTGATCTCTCCATTGGTCGGCGTGTTTTTGGTAGTCCGCCGGTTGTCGCTGATTGCCGATGCATTGTCACATGTGACACTGTCCGGGATTGCCGCCGGCTTGCTTTTGCAAAGGGAAATTCCTTGGTTTCAATCATTCAATCCGCTCTATATGGGAACCGCTTTTTCCGTGGCGGGTGCATTGTTCGTCGAGCAGTTGCGTCGGTTGTATCGTTCGTATCAGGAGCTGGCGATTCCCATTATTCTCTCTGGCGGGATCGGACTCGGTGTGGTACTGATCAGTGCCGGAGACGGGTTTAATGTCAACGTCATGGGATATTTGTTCGGTTCCATCATTGCCGTTAACGATGAAGATGTGAAGTGGGTCGTGGTTGTCGGGGTCATCGTCGTATTGACGATCGCGCTTTTGTATAAGGAACTGTTCGCTCTCTCGTTTGATGAGGAGAGCGCGTACCTCTCCGGGATCCCCCGTCGCGGAATCAATTTGGTTTTTATCCTGTTGGTCGCACTGGTGATCACGGCATCGGTGCGTGTCGTGGGCATCTTGCTGGTCTCGGCGATGATGACCTTGCCGGTGGCCGCCAGCTTGCAATTGGCGCAAAGTTTTCGGCAAACGGTTTGGCTCTCTGTACTGTTTGCGGAGACGTCCGTGATCATTGGATTGATCTGTTCTTTTTACTTCGATTTGGCCCCTGGTGGCACGATCGTGTTGATCGCCGTTGGATGGCTGTTGTTGACGATCCTGTTGAAACGAATCCGACAGATCGGATGGTACCGTTGGATAAAACGGGAACAAGCGTCCGAATGAACCTTTTTCCAACAATGGGAATGGGAGCGGATCGGGATGGATTATCGACGTGCTTTGGAGAAATTGAAGGCAAACGGGTATAAATACACGGGCAAACGGGAAATGATGGTGCAGCTGTTCGCTGAAGAGAACCGCTATCTGTCCGCCAGGGAAGTGTTGGACCATATGCAGAAAGCCTACCCGGGCTTGAGCTTCGACACGGTGTACCGCAACCTTTCCCTGTTCGAGGATCTGGGTATTCTGGAAGGGACGGATTGGGATGGGGAGCGGCGGTATCGCTTCCGTTGCGAAGGCGATACACACCATCACCATTTGATCTGCACCGTTTGCGGACGGACGCGAAAATTGGAGATTTGTCCCATGAACGCCATCTTGGGTCAACCCGAGGACTTCCACATCACAGGTCATCGTTTTGAAATTTACGGCCGTTGTGCTGACTGTGACCAAAATTAAAGCATCAGGAGCAGAACCCACATGAACGCGGAGTATGAAAAATGGATGAAGGCTGCCATCGAGGAAGCAGAGAAAGCCTGGAAGATCGGGGAGGTACCGATCGGAGCGGTGATCGTCAGAAACGGCGAGATCATCGGCCGTGGGCATAATCTGCGTGAGACGGCCAAAGATCCCACGTTGCACGCGGAGATGATCGCCATTCGTCAGGCGGCGGAACGGCTGGGCGGATGGCGTTTGATCGGTTGTTCCTTGTATGTGACGCTGGAACCGTGTCCCATGTGTGCAGGCGCGATCGTACAATCCAGAATCGAGAAGGTTGTATTCGGTGCCTCTGATCCCAAGGCCGGATGTGCGGGTACATTGATGAACCTGCTGGAAGATGAACGGTTCAACCATCAGGCCGAAGTCATTCCCGGCGTCATGGCTGAGCAGTGCGGTTCGCTGTTGACTCATTTTTTCCGTGACCTGAGAGAACGGCGCAAACGGTAAAGGAGTTCGTTGGATGGATTTCCCCTTGACTTCCCGGCAGTTTACCCTTAAGATTATGTATTGTCCAGTACATCAAGCATCCTTGTGGAGAGGTGTCCGAGTGGTTGAAGGAGGCGGTCTCGAAAACCGTTGTACCGGTATTCCCGGTACCGTGGGTTCGAATCCCACCCTCTCCGCCAGATCCAAGATGCGAGGGAGTCACCCCGTTTGGGGTGGCTTTTTTTTATGGTTGGTCATCGCTATTGCCCTGAACGCTCCATCACCTTTCTTGGAAATACCGTTTATCCCATCCATTGTGAATATTTAAATGGAAGGGGTATGGGCCAAATCGGGTATGAGAAGCGTTTGTTTTTGGTGCTCGACGGGGCTCCTTATCCGGATTTCAGGTGATTTTCAGCTTGTATTCAAGGGCATTTCAGGTTCAGATAGCATAATGAAACCGTGGCCAAGCCAAGAGAGACAATATGGGCCACAAACAGCATCCCATGTTGCACAGGAAAGGAGGGGGACGTCTGGTCTGGCCGAAGTTGAACTGAATTTGGACATCCATACTGATGCATAGATGAAACCATACCGAATCATCC
This genomic window from Polycladomyces zharkentensis contains:
- the tadA gene encoding tRNA adenosine(34) deaminase TadA; the encoded protein is MNAEYEKWMKAAIEEAEKAWKIGEVPIGAVIVRNGEIIGRGHNLRETAKDPTLHAEMIAIRQAAERLGGWRLIGCSLYVTLEPCPMCAGAIVQSRIEKVVFGASDPKAGCAGTLMNLLEDERFNHQAEVIPGVMAEQCGSLLTHFFRDLRERRKR
- a CDS encoding Fur family transcriptional regulator: MDYRRALEKLKANGYKYTGKREMMVQLFAEENRYLSAREVLDHMQKAYPGLSFDTVYRNLSLFEDLGILEGTDWDGERRYRFRCEGDTHHHHLICTVCGRTRKLEICPMNAILGQPEDFHITGHRFEIYGRCADCDQN
- a CDS encoding metal ABC transporter permease — its product is MMEAMWQYEFMRHALLAGVIIGLISPLVGVFLVVRRLSLIADALSHVTLSGIAAGLLLQREIPWFQSFNPLYMGTAFSVAGALFVEQLRRLYRSYQELAIPIILSGGIGLGVVLISAGDGFNVNVMGYLFGSIIAVNDEDVKWVVVVGVIVVLTIALLYKELFALSFDEESAYLSGIPRRGINLVFILLVALVITASVRVVGILLVSAMMTLPVAASLQLAQSFRQTVWLSVLFAETSVIIGLICSFYFDLAPGGTIVLIAVGWLLLTILLKRIRQIGWYRWIKREQASE